TGCATTTTCATAGcattaggactaacttggcaCCCCATGCAATACTTTCAGGACTTTGGTGCATTTCAGTCTTAGTAGTCATATAATCTGTGCCCACATTAAAGTTCCAGCAATTGATCGATGCATCATTTGTGGTGCACCGGATGAATTTTTAACATTTCTCTCAGATGCATAATGCACTGTACCTTTTTGAGGTTAACTGGAAACTGCAAACAGAAGGCCATTCTCTTACTACTCTTTTTTGTGCAGACTGATCCAAACTGGAGTAATTTCCTTTATGATGATACTACAAGGCAATTTAATCTTATTGACTTTGGGGCAGCTCGTGAATTTCCAAAGAAGTTTGTAGATGATTACCTCCGGATGGTAGGCAGCGCAATTAATCCTCACTTCCATTACAAATTTGtgtttcaaaaataatttgcATTGTTTACTGTATTTGGTATGGATGTCTGATTTCCAGTATTGTCAGGTGGTTGCCTGTGCAAATAGAGACAGAGCCGGCGTGTTAGAAATGTCCCGCAGATTGGGATTTCTCACAGGTGAGGAACCAGAGGTCATGTTGGACGCACATGTCGAGGCGGCCTTCATTGTTGGTGTGCCATTCTCAACATCTGGTGGTCACGATTTCCGTGCAAACAACATCACGCACAGTGTTTCCAACCTTGGGGCTACCATGTTGAAGCACAGGCTAACCCCACCTCCTGATGAAGTTTACAGCCTCCATAGAAAGCTGTCAGGTGCATTCTTGGCCTGCATCAAGATTGGCGCAGTTGTCCCCTGTAGAGAGATGCTGTTCCAGGTTTACGAGCAATACAATTTCAGTGATGACCACTCTGAAGTGTCGTCCAGCACTGTCTAGAAACATGCAAGTCGTGCCTCTCCCCTCTTGTCCAGAAAAGCAGAAATCATCAGAGTTACAGGTTGGTTGCAGTTCATTTTTTCAGAGAGCTTTGCAATCAGCTAAACCCATTCAATGTTCGGACTGAACGGATGATGTGACAAATTATATTCTTTGATACCatgaaaagtgatgttttttCTGTTTGGATGAGCTCTGGGAGGGATTGTAGAACGCTCATATCGTTCTCTCCCGGGTTTGGCCGAAGCAGTTTCTTTCTTTGGTCCAAGGAATAAAGACAACAGAACCATGTATATCTGTTTTCGGCTAGGTCCCATGATCTTCAGGCCTTATGTAAATTTGTAATACTCGAGGATATTGCTTGACATATTATACTAAGCAACAGAAATCGTTGCTTGCCTTCACTACAAATACCGAGCCGATAGAAGTTTTCTTAGCGATGTTTCCCTTTGTTGATAAACCAAAAGAAATGTTTGATATCCGGGCCAGCCTAAGAAAAGCATGAGTGTTCTGTTTGCTACAGTCTCTCTGAAGTTAAATTCTTTCTAGGCTTGTAAGAACAAAATGTGGCTGTAGTTTAGTGGTGAGAATTCCACGTTGTGGCCGTGGAGACCTGGGCTCGAATCCCAGCAGCCACAAATAaatatccttttttttttgcctcttACCTGAACTTGTACCACTACTTCGATAGAATGGAATCTGAGCATTTGTAGTTGAGTGATTACTAAACAAAAGACTGGACCGAATCTATGAACGCCGGTGAGCCGTCGGAATCAACCGGTTGCGTCCATTCAAATGAGCACGCATATAAGACAATCGGTATAGATCACGCCAGTCGGTCTTTGCTTGGTCTCTTGCCGTATACGTGTAGGTGCGAGCGGACCCAGTCTCATGCATGCGACTCCTGCCTAATTCTTCTTCAACCGATCGATCCCCTGGTGGTTAATTGCTGCCAAAATATTATTGCCCCACGATAAATTGGCAGATTTGGGCACACATATACGGAAGCAAACACTTCCCTTATCTGGATTGATGGCCTATTTATTTCATTAATTGCTTATTTGTCTGTATAGCTACATATAGGTGTGTCACTCCCTTGCTATGCGTGCATTAATCAAAATATATACTACTACGAGACGCTCTCCCCTATCGTTCCAGGGATTATTTTCCTAGCTATCGGTTCTTTGCTCTCTACTCAATCCGGCCACTGCTAAGAAGATGAAGGCGAGGATTCGTGCCGTGAGGCCTTGGCTGcctcttgctcttcttctcctcgtcctcgtcctcagCTGCGTGGCGCAGGCGGCAGTCAACGAGCAAgccaacggcggcggcaggaggagaaggaggagcccCCGGCgttccacggcggcggccgacgggATGGTGCCTATCACCCTCCTCAAATCCGCCGCAGAGAAGGGAGCCGGTACGTATCAGTAAAGCTTAAGCATGACtagttcttgttcttgattgtctgcttcttcttttcttgttctCGATCGATTCAGCTGGCTAGCAATGCTACATACCGCGATACCGGTTTGCATATATATTTAGAGATATTTGGAACACAAAATTTTGTCAAGAATTTACTTTTGTGGTACGTGGACTGTTGGGTATGAAAAATTCTCCCAAGTTTCATGCAGAATTCCTGTTCGGCTAGAGTCATATATGAAGCATCACCATGTTTTATGAGAAACCGAAAGTTACAGTTTTTTTGTTCAATCTAATTAATCAAGTTTAACCTTCCGTACGTATACATGGTTGATCTTATTTCTATTACTAGTTACGCGTGTCAACTGATACAAAGAAAATTGTTAACAAGATAATTTATTCGAATAACTATAGAGTAATTTTAAATTAACAACATTAATTTGTAATTCATTGAGGGTTTCAGCAATTTATTAATTGAAAGCTTTCCAAGTTACTCACGTtgtaaacaaattaatgatatAAGATTTGTAACTAAAATTAGGTTTCCACAACTGGAGTGGTGATAGGTATGGCATTATCATTGGATAATTAAAATATGATGTATATCGCACATCATTTAAATATTGCGAGCGTTGCAATTATCCATTTAAAATGTCCGTGGTCTTTCAGCTCCGCCACGCCTCATGATTTTAACAATAGTAGAGATAGATATACAAAGATGCTTCAAATAATATTTTCCAGTTTGAATAAAAATTCCATTTTTAACCAGCTGATACATACTTATCTCATTCCCCTCTCTCTTGACAAGGACATAGATGAGGTGGAGggaattttgaaattgtttaatAGCTCGTTTGGTTCCCATCATTTGGGTCTGAATTATTGAAATTTATTATGGATTCGAGGAGCCAACTTGTTTGTCTGGCATGGAATTGGGTACAGGAGACCAATctgaaatttcatgaaattacATGTATACCTTACCCCAATTACTTTATAAAAGGCATCATTTCTCTGGACTTGTTTCTCATTCTCCAAATCCATGTGACAAACAAACatgaattttgaattcaaaattcaaattcaaccaaatgaaatcttatactccctccgtccaacaaaagatgtcccaagtttgtcaaaattcgAATGATCTAGAtgtgatttagtgtatagatgcattcaaatttagtcaaagttgagacatcctttgttggacggagggagtgaaTTTTTTGAGtccatttcatttctaccaaacgAGCTGTCAGTGAAAACGGGCTTGCTGCAAAATTGATACGGAGTATGAGGTAACTGTCAATAAACTcacgcacgtacgtacatacGGATTGTTGATCGAATTGAAGTTGCATCCTTGCAACATACGTACGGCAGCACACGTAACTTTCGTGTTATCCATCCCCTACAGTTAGCGTGACAGGTACATGTGCGGCGATATATATGTGATTCGAGGTGGAAATTCCAAGCAATTACTAATACTGACGTTGTGGTCATGTTCGCTAGGCTAGACCAGTTGACCGTTCTTCCGGGTCATTAATTAATAATTATCACTATAAAACGTTGATATGCAGTGTGCATGGATGGGACACCTCCCGCGTACCACCTGGACCCGGGCTCCGGAGCAGGCAACAACAGTTGGATCGTCAACCTTGAGGGAGGCGGGTGGTGCAACAACGCTCGGACGTGCAAGTTCCGCACGCGCACCCGCCACGGCTCCTCCGACTACATGGAGCGCCACATCACATTCAGCGGCATCATGAGCGCCAGCCCCGCCTCTAACCCTGGTAAgtatatatctatatttgtCCCTAGCTCTGTTTTCAACTAGCAGACCCCAAAAGATCCATATGGAATTAATTGACACGCATTCTTCGATCGCGCGTGTGTATATACGTACAGACTTCTACAGCTGGAACCGGGTGAAGATTCGCTACTGCGACAGCGCGTCTTTCGCCGGCGACAACTTCGACAAGGGCACCGGGCTCTATTTCAGAGGCCAGCGGATCTGGGACGCCGCCATCCAACACCTCCTCTCCATTGGAATGGCATCGGCTGATCAGGTCTCTCCTCATGCAACGTCCTATATCCATCTCACTTCAATATTCCGTagtccctccgattctaaattattgtcgctgttttagtaccaAATAAGCATTGCATATGCTTAACACTCAGAAGAACATATGTTTAGGTGCTCCTGACGGGCTGCTCCGCCGGTGGCCTGGCGGCGATACTGCATTGCGACCAGTTCAGCGCCTTCTTCGCCGGCAAGAACACCACCGTCAAGTGCCTCGCCGACGCaggcctcttcctcgacgcGTACGCATATGTATACTTACTCTGTTCCAAGtccaaatgaccaaagttAGTACGCACGGTTTTGATCCGTTCATGCACGAATGCATTTGCAGACTGGATGTCTCCGGGGGCCGCAGCTTGAGATCCTACTACGGCGAAATCGTAGCCATGCAGGAAGTGGCCCGGAACCTGCCGCCCAGCTGCACCGGTCATCTCGACGCCACCTCGGTACGTGCGCACGGATCGATCACTTCATTTTCATGTTGCATAATACACAAAGAGATCATATTGATCATTCGTGTGTTCGTGAGTAATTAATTTCTCCAACTGATGATCGATCGTTGCCAACTcatctgcatatatatatgtgcatgcGTGCAGTGCTTCTTCCCTCAGAACGTAATCGACAGCATCAAGACCCCCATCTTCCTGCTAAACGCAGCCTACGACGCCTGGCAGGTAAAATACATATACTCTCGTTAATTCCTAGTACCTAGGTAAGTAAACTGAAAAGGAGCTAGGAAATGTGATCGTAAAATTCCTTTAATCAGATCGAGGAAAGCCTGGCCCCAAACAGAGCTGACCCCAGCGGTGCGTGGCGAGCCTGCAAGTACAACCGCTCAGCCTGCGACGCGTCTCAGATCAAGTTCCTGCAAAGTAATCCCTCCGTTTTATAATTcatgtctcaaatttggctaaaaatgaatgtatctattcttaaaagatgtctagatacatgtgatatttcgacaagaattatggaacggagggaataaaCAGAAATAATAGATTCATAGACACATCATATGTATGTGGAAACGGAGTTCtgaacaaaaataattttataaaATGCACGTAGGTTTCAGGGACCAGATGGTGGCATCCGTGAAAGCCTTCTCCGGTTCCAGGAGCAACGGGCTCTTCATCAACTCGTGCTTCGCCCACTGCCAGTCCGAGCTGCCGGCCACCTGGAACGACGCCCCTGGCTCCCCTGCAGTCCAGAACAAGGTACGATCGATGATTTTACAGGGGATTGTATCCTCGGTTATGTATTTGCCAGAACCTGAAGTTCATGTTTTGTTATTGTTGCGTGCACTCACAGGGGATCGCGAAATCAGTGGGCGACTGGTATTTTGGCCGGGCTGAAGTGAAGGCCATCGATTGCCCCTACCCCTGCGACAACACATGTCGTCACATCATATGATATATGGTGATACAAGAAGACCCTGCTGACTGCAAGAGCTCgagcgctctctctctctgtgttCAAATTGTTAAAGCACCTATTGCCCAATTGGCGAAGGCGTGCAGAATCAGAACTCGAAGTTTGTTAGAAATGAAAATTCATTATTCCTTTGGTGCATTTACAGTCAAGTTCGATAACCCTATTGAGCTCGCAAGGAAATTCACACATCCAACACATTGTTCGGCCCTGACACCATCCAACATTGGCGAGGTGGTGGCTCAGATCCATATTTTTTACACGTGTCACCATCAGAACTCGAAGTTTGTTTAGAATGCGTAATGAAGCGAATGGATAACCCATCATGTAGCAGCATTATCGACAAACTCGATGGCATCAGCAACCGAGGTACCATCATCGCCAGCACCATCAGCAGCCGAGGCACCAGCGTCGCAAGCAACCGAGCATGGTAGTAGACTTGAGCATGGTAGTAGACTTGGGCATATCTTCCAACAAGCCCTAGTTGTACACCACGCTCCGTTTGACAATGGTTCTGCCATGTGAGGCCTACATGGCCAAGATTGGCTTCGCAAAGCCCGGCAACAAGAACGCCAAGGATGACATGAGGCCCGGAAGAAACACCTGTTTGACATTAAAAACATTAAATTAATCATCTAGGGTGTAAAGTGATTTTTATATCCatttatctaaaaaatactaTTTTTTAATCTTACTAGGCTCCCGGACCGGGCTTCATGTGCAAAAGGAGGATCGGGCAGTCCATGCCTaggtaatttttggtcaaagtcttgtgTTAATGAAATCAAATAAGTCTTATctcttaacgaaaccaaataacTAATAGCAACATCTCCGATAAATCATTGCTAGCTATGAGTTGGTACTACATAGAAAATGCTAGAGATCATGTGAGAGGGTAGACCCCACAAAGTAAGTGTTTTAGTAACAAACCATCTCTCTAAGAAAAATTTGTTTATTACTTGTGTCTTGGTAAAAGAGTCCAAACTGTTTCTTGCATTCTCAGTTTATTTTCCAAAAAGGAGGTTGAAATCCCGACTcttcatcaaaatgatgcacacaaccatttaaaaaagggttaattggatctatgccattCTCTATTTcaccggttggagatatgTCATTAGAAAAACTTTacttggagaaatgccactctaacttttttatacctctatcaatgtcattctgtccacttaagaccaataagtgttcataaaatacatgtatttcagcATGTACAACAGTATTTACCATAATACCCTTATTTACAACGTTCAACAGTATGTTCGAGTCTTCCAGGCACCATAaaggttcaaaaaaaattcaaatttggcccaaaattcaatcttctcagaaaaatctataaaaattacagaaaataaaaaagcaGTAATATGATTCCACCGTTGGGGACGGGATATGAGGAACGCATGGGGAATGAGAGGAATAAAACTGTTTGACTTgggatggaaaaaaaattattcgTATAGAGCTATGTctatatgtatttagacagCATACGTGCTGGTAttggacaaaatggcatgaatagaggtataaaaaagttagagtggcatttctctccaagtcaagtttttgtaatggcatatctccaaccggtgGAATAGAGAGTGGCATATATCCAATTAGCCCTTTAAAAAATGAGGGAGAATTTCACTTCTCTGTCTCTGCACACAACCATTAAGCATGAGTACCGGGATTTTTAATCTTGGTTAAACACCAAGAATAGGAACCTAAATTTTCGTCCACAAGGATTTAAACCCAGACTATGGGTTTGTACAGCACACTCGCCCAACCAGTTGAGCTAGGCCCAACTCCAAGTAACAGCTGACATATACTCCGTTGTTGATGATATCCTTCCTTTGCTGATTTTTCTATTTGTTATAATGAGGGTTTCCCTAGATGAAAGTAGCAGCTGACATATACTCCATTGTTGATGATATCCTCGTGTTGcttatttttctatttgttATAAGTGGGTTTCCCTAGATGAACTTACTAGGAGTGGATAATTGGATATAACCCGAGGTGGTGCCATCTTCGTAAACGTATATCCAATGGTTGTAAGATTTAGTACGTACAAAGTTGTACAATTATAGATCGGAGGGGGTATTAGAGTATTTGTATGATATGCTATTGGTTCATGATATGGATAAATTTACacttacttcctccgtcccatattaagtgacttcaatttgtccaaatatggatgtatctatacccaaaaagcatctagatacatgtaatattttgtcacttaatatgagatgaaGGGAATACAAACTAACATACCAGCTATTGTAATATATAGAAATGCTCTGAATGTGAATGAAAACCTAGAACTTAGCGTCTCCTAGCATAATTCATACTGCAGGTTATATATCGTACAGATCCCATGCCCATACTCATTGATTCGTGCAATTGGTCAAACGCTCGATTTGGTATTCTGGATCTTAACAGTCCAGGCCAACGATACCAGCTCTTAGGACCCTAGCCTCGCAAACCCTGGTTGCGATTAATTGCAATATGCACGTGTGGCATAGACTTTGTTTGGTTTTttattattgttgttattGTTGTGGAACATGATACTACTCTTCCAGCAATAGTGGAATCCTTGTTTCAGAGCTATGCTTAGGGTTTGTTAGAGTCATTGATTCATGACGAGCCCGAGATCGCAGCCCAAGACCGCGGTCACTGCGTTGGGTCTCAAGTCTCAACTCAACTTCGAATTGGTTCCATAGTGGAGTCGCTTTCCCTATCCCCCTCCCTCTGCGGCTCCTCCCCATCattgctctctctctctctctctctcagctgcaggctgcagccgTGCCCATGGCAAAAGGGGGCAAGCCCGCGAAGGGGGTGGGCGAGGAGCGTACCTTCTCCGGCAAGGAGGATGGGGCCGTGGAGGAGCGGGATGAACGCCGCCGACCCAAGGTCAGGTCCCCGAGCATCCACGCGAGGACCGGTGATGAGGGCGAGGCCAATCGCCGATCGGAGAGCACACCACCGCCGACGAGGTTTCGGCGGAGGGACAGGAGGAAGCCCGCCGAGGATCGTAGTTTCTCCAGCGAGGACGTAAGCgatattctctttttttaatagaATATAAATCATTTGAAAATATTTACAGACAATTACTGGAATTTACTTGGGTGCATGCGTATCTCTCCATGTAGTTGTGCTATTTGTCACACAAAAACAGACACATATAAAGCTAGATATTCTCTTTTTTAAATAGTCTATGGAATTAGTGCCGTGACACTTACAAATGATTGTTCTCTTACTAAATGATGCTACAGaactaatattttttattgtttaCTTGCATTGCTTGCCTTAATGCCTCCATTATACATTAATGCGTACTAGTTCCCATTAATCTCTTAGTGCAAATTTGGGAGGATGATTCTCTCTATTTGTTTAAGTGGGATAATGGTTCTTAATTGATTCCAACGAATCTAAACTAGGGTCCAATATGAACATAAGGTAAATAATTGTAGCTAATCTTGCGCTTTCACAACATTGTTTTATTCACTGTGGTAGACTCATTAACTTTACTtttggatgtatgtattctGTTGAGGCCTTTTAATAGCCAATGCACAGGCTAGGTTGCTAGGTGGTTTATTTGTGCTGCATAAGCTTCAGTCTTTGTATTGCATACTGCTATATATATAGGGGTATAAGGTGGCTGACCACTAGTTCTAGAAGGGTCTACAAGCTACTACAGGTTACTACCTAAGCTAGACATGCAAGCACAGGTTCTAGAAGAACCTACAAGCTGCTACAGTTTACTGCATTAATACTTATTCAAGCACTAGTTCTAGAAGAGTACAAAACCCTACAAGCTTCTACAGGTTGCTGCCTTAATTCCTAAGCAAGGATTACTCTCACAATTCTCCCCCTAATCCTTGCTCTTCATGCTTGACTTGATTTGGACCATCCCGATTTTAGCACACAGCTCCTGAAACTTTACTCGCCCCAGAGATTTTGTCCAAATGTCAGCGAGCTGATTTGAAGTACTAATGTAGCTGGTGCTGATGCTTCCATCTTCCAAGCAGTCTCTGATGAAGTGATATCGAAGATCAATATGTTTGCTGCGCTCGTGGAAGACTGGATTTTTGGCTAATGCCAGGGCAGACTTGCTGTCCACCATTAGTTCAACTGCCCCGGCTTCTCTTCCATGGAGTTCACCAAGCAGTCGAGCCAGCCAAATTCTTTGTGTTGCGGCAGTCGTGGCTGCTACATACTCTGCCTCGTAGGAAGACAGAGCAACCACCCTCTGCTTGAGAGATTGCCAACTCACCAAGCAGTTGCCAAGGAAGAATAGTGTGCCACTTGTGCTCTTCCTGGTGTCAATGTCACCGGCGAGGTCACTGTCACTGTATCCAACCAGCCGTGTCTCCTTTGTCTTCCGCTTGTAGTGCAGACCATAGTGAGTCGTGCCGGCGACGTAGCGAAGAATTCTCTTCACTGCCATCATGTGCTCCTCTGTGGGTGGTTCGATGAAACGACTCACATAGCCAACAGCAAAGGCTAGGTCTGGCCGTGTGTGGACAAGGTAGCAGAGGATGCCGACGATCTGTCGGTACTCCGTAGCGTCCACCTCTTCTACTGTGCTTTCACGGCTCAGCCTGAGCCGCTCCTCCATTGGAGTGTGAGCAGGATTGCATCCTTCCATTCCTCCCAGCTGAAGGATATGTGAGGCATAATGTGCCTGACATAGGCTGATGCCGTCTTCGTTCTGCTGGACTTCAATCCCGAGATAGAAAGACAACAATCCCAAGTCGctcatttggaattttgtcTTCATCTCTTCCTTGAAGCTCTCTATTGCTTCCTTCGACGAACCAGTGATGATCAGATCATCTACATAGACTCCAAGGAGCAGAGTTGCATCGCCATTGTTGCGCCTGTAGATCGCGTGCTTGTGCTTGCTCTGCTTGAATCCAATTTCCTTGAGCGTGCAGTCAACCTTCGCGTTCCATGCTCGTGGTGCCTGTCTTAGGCCATAGAGGGCCTTGTGCAGCCGCAAaacctttccttcttttccgGTGACGACGAAACCGGGTGGCTGCTTCACATAGACTTCCTCCTTCAATTCTCCATTGAGAAAGGCAGATTTTACATCCATGTGGTGGACGGGCCACCCCTCCTGGGCAGCCAAAGCAAGCAGCAGCCTGATTGATTCCATGCGAGCGACGGGAGCAAAGACTTCTTCAAAGTCTATGCCGGCTTGCTGGACAAAGCCACGCGCGACCAGCCGTGCTTTGTGCTTGATCACTTCGCCGGCTTCATTTTTCTTCAGTTTGTAGACCCATTTGAGGCCTATTGGTTGATGCCCATGTGGCAAATCGACAAGCTCCCATGTCTTGTTCTGCTCCACCGCGTCAATTTCCTCACACATAGCTGCCTGCCATGCCTTGTCTCGCTCAGCTTCAGCGAATGAGCACGGCTCCCCCGTGCTGGCCAAGTGCAGCTCATTGCCAAGATTGCGTGATGCGAGCCCTGGCAGTGGTCTTCTTCTCCAATCAGATTCTCGACCGTACGATAGCGAACTGGTGTGTCGCTATGAGCAGCATCGAGTCGATCATCATCATTTGCTGGTGGCGTGACAAATTCTGGAGTTGCTGAAGCTGGTGCACTGGTTGTAGTTGCTGCTGGATCAGATGGAGACGACGGTGTTATGGTGGCTGAGGCACTTGGAGTCCCATGGCTCAATGATGCAGTTCTGTCCTCTCCTGGACAGGACACCTGGCTAGGCGCCCTCACGGTGCCACGACATATATATTGTATGTCGAAGCTGCTGCCAGAGTTGCTACCGTTCGCTTCCCAATCCCAGCCACGTTCTTCATCGAAGATGACGTCGCGCGCTATGCGAACGCGCCTCGTCAGAGGGTCCAGCAGCCGGTACGCCTTTACTCCTTCCTCATAGCCAATGAAAACAGCGGGAGAGCTGCGGTCATCGAGCTTGCGCAGGTTCCCCTGTTCCTTGACATATGCCAAGCACCCAAAGGTGTGAAGGTAGTGGACCGCTAGCTTGCGACCATGCCACGCCTCGTAAGGCGTCTTCCCGGTAAGGGCTTTGGTGGGAGCTCGGTTGAGCAAGAAGACAACAGTGCTCACCGCCTCCCCCCAAAATTCAGTTGGCATGCCTCTCTGTTTCAGCAGAGCGCGTGCCATTGCTACCACCGTTTGGTTCCGCCGCTCGACAACTCCATTTTGCTGCGGGGAGTACGGTGCGGAGAAGTGGCGCTGGATTCCTTCATCAGCACAATAGGCAGCAAATTCTGTTGAAGTGAACTCACCGCCGTTGTCCGTGCGGAACACATGCAGTTTGCGTCCACTCTGAACTTCAGCCGCTGCCTTAATTCTTTTGATGGCATCAGGAGCGTTGTTCTTGGCTGCTAGGAGCATCACCCACATGTAACGAGTGGCGTCGTCCACCAACAACAAGAAGTATTTCCGGCCTCCTGGTGTTGCCGGCGTAACAGGACCACAGAGGTCGCCGTGGACGAGCTCAAGTGGCTCCTGTGCCCGGTATTTTGCTTGCTAAGGGAATGGGCTCCGGCAATGCTTGGTGATGACACACGTGTCACATAGCTGCTCCACATGCTCCAGCTGTGGCAGCCCACGTGCCATGGTGAGGCGTCCCATCTTCTCCAAGGCATCGAAGTTGAGATGCCCAAAACGCTCATGCCAGCGCCAAGTAGCATCGCCGTGGCGGGCAGAGAGACAGATTGGCTGAGCAATCTCAAGATGGAGTTTGTAGAGGCGATTCCGGCCGCGCCTTACGCAAGCAAGGGGTCGACCTTGCTGATCCCATATGCGCAGCACACCTCTCCTGATCAGCACGCACGCGTCGCTCTCGTCGAGCTGACCGATGCTGATGATCAAGTTCCTCAAGCGAGGGATGTAGTAGACATCGTTGAGGGCCTTGTGTTCGCCGTTCCTGCCAGCGAAGATGACAATGCCAATGCCCTTGATTTCGACGACCGAGCCATCGCCAAATTTGACGGTGCCGGTGACCGTTTGGTCAAGTTCAGCAAAGGC
The Brachypodium distachyon strain Bd21 chromosome 2, Brachypodium_distachyon_v3.0, whole genome shotgun sequence genome window above contains:
- the LOC100841630 gene encoding pectin acetylesterase 3 isoform X1 — its product is MKARIRAVRPWLPLALLLLVLVLSCVAQAAVNEQANGGGRRRRRSPRRSTAAADGMVPITLLKSAAEKGAVCMDGTPPAYHLDPGSGAGNNSWIVNLEGGGWCNNARTCKFRTRTRHGSSDYMERHITFSGIMSASPASNPDFYSWNRVKIRYCDSASFAGDNFDKGTGLYFRGQRIWDAAIQHLLSIGMASADQVLLTGCSAGGLAAILHCDQFSAFFAGKNTTVKCLADAGLFLDALDVSGGRSLRSYYGEIVAMQEVARNLPPSCTGHLDATSCFFPQNVIDSIKTPIFLLNAAYDAWQIEESLAPNRADPSGAWRACKYNRSACDASQIKFLQSFRDQMVASVKAFSGSRSNGLFINSCFAHCQSELPATWNDAPGSPAVQNKGIAKSVGDWYFGRAEVKAIDCPYPCDNTCRHII
- the LOC100841630 gene encoding pectin acetylesterase 6 isoform X2 — translated: MKARIRAVRPWLPLALLLLVLVLSCVAQAAVNEQANGGGRRRRRSPRRSTAAADGMVPITLLKSAAEKGAVCMDGTPPAYHLDPGSGAGNNSWIVNLEGGGWCNNARTCKFRTRTRHGSSDYMERHITFSGIMSASPASNPDFYSWNRVKIRYCDSASFAGDNFDKGTGLYFRGQRIWDAAIQHLLSIGMASADQVLLTGCSAGGLAAILHCDQFSAFFAGKNTTVKCLADAGLFLDAYAYTGCLRGPQLEILLRRNRSHAGSGPEPAAQLHRSSRRHLVLLPSERNRQHQDPHLPAKRSLRRLAGFRDQMVASVKAFSGSRSNGLFINSCFAHCQSELPATWNDAPGSPAVQNKGIAKSVGDWYFGRAEVKAIDCPYPCDNTCRHII